CGATGCCGCGAGCTGGAACCCGCAACAACTCGGTGCCGCGATCCTCTGGACCGCGGTACGGCTCGACCAGTTCGTCGACGAGGGGCGCTCGGCGCATTACGGCATTCACCAGATCCGGCAACTCGCGCCGCATCTGCCCAAGGCGATCACCGCCGCGATGCTCACCGCGCCGGTCACCGGCGGTGGGCGGCGCGAGTCGCGCACGCTGGGCGTGAGCGATCTGGGTATCGGGATGATTCTCGAAAGCGACGTGCTTTCTGCGAAAGGAATTCGCCTGGTGCCGAAAGGCGTGGAAATAACCTCTTCATTGCTGGGGCGATTAAGCACCATCGCCAGCGGCGTCGGAGTCGCGGAACCCATCCAGGTTTCCGTACTGGTGCGGGAATAAAAGGTACCGTTTATGGAAAAGAGCAAACTACTGCTGGTCGACGACGAGCCGAACCTCACTTCGGCGCTGGTTCGCAGCCTCGACCGTTCGCAGTTCGAGATTTTCACCGCCGACTCGGCGCAGAAGGGTCTCATGATCCTGGCGGGCAATGAGATCGACGTGGTCGTCTCCGACGAGCGGATGCCCGGCATGACCGGCAGCCAGTTCCTCTCCGAGGTGCGCAAGAAGTGGCCTAACACGATTCGCATGATCCTCTCGGGTCAGGCGGATCTGGAAGCCGCGGTGCGCGCCATCAACGAGGGCGAGGTGTACCGCTTCCTGCTCAAGCCCTGCCATCCGAAGGAACTGCAGATGACCATCCTGCAGGGCCTGCAGCACAAGAAGCTGATAGCGCAGAGCCGCAAACTGCTGCAGGAGCATCAGAAGACGGTGAACATCCTCGAGGAGCTCGAGAAGGCCAACCCCGGCATCACCAAGATCGAGATGGACGAAGACGGCGCGATCATGATGGAGGACGACGTTTCGGAAGGCGCCGAGGACGTGCAGTCCCTGCTCGACGATCTCGAGCGCGAGATGGCCAAGATCGGCAGCAGGTAGAAGAAGTGGCGCCGGCCGGAGTGGTGCCGGGGTGCAATTCTCGTAATTGAGTCGACGTCGGCGCGAACAGGGACGCTGGCTCAATTACGAGAATTGCACCCCGGCACCACTCCGGCCGGCGCCACACTCAGAACCGTACTAGCGCCGAGCCCCAGGTGAAGCCGCCGCCGAAGGCTTCCAGCAGCAGCAGATCGCCGCGCTTCACGCGGCCGTCACGCACACCGACATCGAGCGCCAGCGGCACGGACGCCGTCGACGTGTTGCCGTGGTCCTGCACGGTGACGATGACACGCTCCATCGGCAGCTCGAGCCGCTTGGCCATCGCCGAGATGATGCGGATGTTCGCCTGGTGCGGAATCAACCAGTTCACGGCGGACTTCTCGAGGCCATTCGCCGCGAGCGCTTCGTCGACCGCGCCGCCGAGTTTCTGCACGGCGACCTTGAACACTTCGCTGCCGGCCATCCTGATGCCGATGTCGACCTTGTTGGTCACGGGGTCGATGTTGAATCCCTTCGACACGCCGCTTTCGACGTACAGCAGATCCTTGTAGGCGCCATCGGCATGCAGATGCGTGCTCATGATGCCGGGTTCCGCCGACGGCTTGAGCACGACGGCGCCGGCCCCGTCGGCGAACAACACCGCAGTGCTGCGATCGGCCCAGTTCGTGATGCGCGAGAGCGTCTCTGCCCCCACCACCAGCGCGCACTTGGCCTCGCCCGCCTTGATGAATTTATCCGCGATGGACATCGCGTAGATGAAACCGCTGCACGCGGTCTCGACCGAAAACGCGGGGCAACCGCGCGCGCCGAGGCGCGCCTGCAGCAACACGCCGCAATTCGGAAACACCAGATCGGGCGTGGTGGTGCCGAACACGATGAAATCGATTTCGGCCGGCGTGACGCCCGCGGCCTCGATGGCGCGGCGCGCAGCGACTTCGGCCAGGTCGACGGTAGTTTGCCCTTCGGCCGCGATGTGACGGCGTTCGATGCCGGTGCGCGAACGGATCCACTCGTCGGTGGTATCCATCTTCTTCTCGAGATCGAAATTGGTGACGATCTTTTCCGGCAGGTAGGAACCCGTGCCGGCAATGCGTGAGTACATGTTCGCCCTTTGGTCGTCCGGTTACTGGCCGCTGGCCTGAGCCACCGCTTTCGCCAGTGCGTTTTCAATTGCCGCCGGAAGTCCACGGCGCATCGCGGTGGCGGCCGTGCTGATGGCCTGGGCGAATGCGACGCGGTCCGCGCTGCCGTGGCTTTTTACCACGACTGCGGTCAGTCCGACCATGCACGCGCCGTTGTAACGCCGCGGATCGAGTCCCGCGCCCACGCGCCGCAGGACCGGGCGGGCTAGCAACCCGGAGAGCTTGCTCATCGTGTCGCGCGAAAATTCCGTGCGCAGCTGTTCGACGATGAGCTTCGCGAGGCCTTCCATCGCCTTCAGCGCGACGTTGCCGGTGAACCCATCCGTGACCACCACGTCGACGCCTTCATCGAAGATATTGTTGCCTTCGACGAAGCCGAGATAGTTCACGCCACTGGCGCGAATGAGCTCGTGCGCGTCCTGGATGAGTTCGTGGCCCTTGGTGTCTTCCTCGCCGATGTTGAGCAGGCCGACGCGCGGGTTCGGAATACCGAACACGTCGCGCGCGACGATCGAGCCCATGGTGGCGAACTGCGCGAGCTGCAGCGCAGTGGCCTTGGTGTTGGCGCCGAGATCGAGGATGTGCGTGTGGCCGCCGTTGCGCGCCGGCACGGACGACATGATCGGCGCACGCTCGACGGGACCCACGGTCTTCAACACGAAGTGCGCCATCGCGGTGAGCGCGCCGGTATTGCCGGCGCTCACCATCGCTTGCGCGCGGCCTTCCTTCACGAGGTCGATCGCCAGCCGCATCGAGGAATCCTTGCGGCGGCGGATGGCCTCGCGCGGATGCTCCGACATGCCGACGACGGTCGCCGCCGGATGGATCGACACGCGCGACCGCACGCCCGCGGGCGCACCAGCGAGCGCGGGTTCGATGACTTCGGGTAGCCCCACGAGGATGAGCTCGAGGGCGGAATCGGTGTCGAGCGCGCGCAATGCGCCGGGGATGCACTCCGGCGCACCGCTGTCACCACTCATCACATCGACGGCGATAGACGCCATGCGCCACGAGCGGGACTGGCCGTCCCGCTACGAAGACTATTCTTCGGTTTCGACTTCGGCCGGTTTTTCGATGACGCGTTTGCCGCGATAGAAACCGTCCGGAGTGATGCGATGGCGCAGGTGCGTCTCACCGGACTGCGGATCGACGGACAGCGCGGGCTTCGTGAGCCCGTCATGCGAACGATGCATGCCGCGCTTGGACGGCGTTTTGCGACTTTTCTGAACAGGCATGGAACCAATCCTCTCGGGCGACTACTACTTGCGTTTCAACAGTTCGCCCAACTGTGCAAACGGTTTTTGAACCTGGTGCTCGGCGGCCTCTTCGGAGGTTTCGCCATCCTGCCCGGGCAACTGCACTGCGCTGCCCGCGCACTCACTTCCTTCTCCATGCCGCGGCACATGAGGCAACGCCAGCAGGACTTCTTCATCGACGAGGTCGCGCACGCTCAAGCTGTCGCCCTCGACCAGAAACACTTCCAACTCCGCGGGCACCCGGTCGGCCGCGGCGTAATCGCTGACCAGCGCGATGCGCGACTTCACGTCCACCGGCCAGCGCATCGTCTGCATGCAGCGCTGGCAAACTACTTCGGGCGCAGCGCTCACCTCGAGGTCTGCAACCGCCTGTCCGAGCTGGCGCGAAAAACGCACGCGGCCCGTGGCTGCTCCCTCCGTGGACGTGAGTTCCCCGGACACCCTGGGCAGCTCCTCGAACGGAATCGTGAAATCGATTGCCGCTTCGGTGCCTACCAGAGAGTCGACGGGAGCGCGTCGGGACCAGCCCAGTGACATGGGGCGCGTATGATAGGGACCGCTCGCCCCCAAGTCAAAACAACAATAACTCTAAGCCTTTGTTTTTATGAGCTCCACGGCAAAACTTCGGCCACTGATACTGGCTTCCACTTCCCGCTACCGCGCCAGCCTCCTGAGCCGCTTCGGGCTCGAGTTCTCGGCGCAGAATCCCGGCGTCGATGAAATCGAGCGGCCGGGCGAATCCCCGCGTGCGCGCGCCTTCCGGCTGTCCGAGGCCAAGGCCGAAGCCATCGCGCGGGAAATGCCCAATGCCGTGATCATCGGCGGCGACCAGGTGCCAGCTACCAGCACCACCATCCTGCACAAGCCGGGCAACGCCGCGAATTGCCGCGAACAGCTGAAACTGCTGTCCGGCTCGACCGCGGAGTTCTACACCGCCTGCACGGTGCGCTGCGTGGAAACCGGGGTGAAGCTGTCGCATGTCGACACCACCGCGGTGAAGCTGCGGCCGTTGTCGGACGCGGAAATCGATCGTTACATCGAACGCGAACAGCCCTTCGATTGCGCGGGCGGCTTCAAGGCCGAGGCATTGGGGATCACGCTGTTCGAACGCATCGATTGTGAGGATCCCACCGCGATCGTCGGACTGCCGCTGATCTGGCTGGCGGGCGCGTTGCGCGCCGTCGGCTTCGAAGTGCCCTGACTAGCGACGCTTCTCGCCCAGCGCGTCGATCACCGCCGCGAGGTCCGCCGGCAGCGGCGCACTCGCGTTGAATTCCACGCCGGTATCGGGCCAGGTGAAGCTCAACTGGTGCGCGTGCAAGAACATGCGTTTGAGACCGAGCTCCTGCATCTTGCCGTTGAACTCCGCCTCGCCGTATTTTTCATCGCCGGCCAGTGGATAGCCCGCGTGCGCCGCGTGCACGCGGATCTGGTGCGTGCGGCCGGTCTCCAGCTCCACCTCCATCAGCGAGGCGCGTTTGCCGAAGAACTGCACGGGCTTGAAGACGCTCGCAGCCTCCTTGCCGGATTCGTGCGCCTTCACCGTGCGTTCGCCGCCGACGCGTATGTCGGTCCGCAACGGCACGTCGATACGCTTCTTGCCCAATTCCCATTTGCCCTTCACCAGCGCGAGGTAGCGCTTCTCCACCAGCCCGTCACGCATCAACGCATGCAGGGTGCGCAGTGCGGCAGGCTTGCGCGAGATCAGCAGCAAGCCGCTGGTATCGCGGTCGATGCGATGCACGAGTTCGAGCGTCTCGTCCGGCCGTGCGGAACGCAGCGCTTCGATCACGCCGAAGCTCACGCCGCTGCCGCCATGCACGGCCACCCCGGCGGGTTTGTCGATCACGATCAGCCGCGCGTCCTCGAACACGATGGCGCCGGTCAGCCCCGCCACCATCGCCGGCGAGGCACGGCGCGGCGGCGCGGCCTCCCCGACCCGCACCGGCGGGACGCGCACGATGTCGCGAGCCTGCAACCGGGTCTCGGGCTTGGCGCGTTTACCGTTCACGCGCACCTCGCCTTTGCGGATCACCCGGAAAATGTGCGTCTTCGGCACGCCATCGAGAATCTTGGCCAGAAAGTTGTCCAGCCGCTGCCCCTCGCCGCGTTCGCCTGCCTCCACCTGCTGCACTTTGGCGGGAGCTGCGGGTGGTTTGATGGTGGTTTGTGGCGCCGGCGCCGCAGAGGATTCGTAACGTCTTGTTTTCACTGAGGGTCCCGGGCTATGATGCGCGCCGACGTCGTCCCCAGCTTGTGTGTGACGACGCGATGCCGCGGCACCGCCGATCGCAACCTTAAGACGAATCGAACGCGCCGCATGTTAGTTGGTCCTCGGCAACGGGGTCCATCGCTCGAAGGCCGACTTGAATCGTCGCGCGGAAGATGCCCGTCCAGAAAGACGCATCTCGCGCACCGTCGGTGAAGTAGCTCAAAGGGTTTTGGCGCTCCGCCCCATAACGGGTCGGACTATTAAAACGTGACCATTCACGCGCCCCACAACAATCTTTGGCCTCACGGCTTGCGCTTCCGCGTCGCGCGGTTGACCGCAATGCCGTCCGTAAGGATATCCGCCGTTCGAATCGAGTTGGCCCGACAGAAGTCACTAGGGTCCAATTCAAATGAAGAGAATGCTCGTCAATGCAACCCAGCAAGAGGAGTTGCGCGTAGCACTGGTTGATGGTCAGAAGCTGTTTGACCTCTCCATCGAGATACCTTCCAAAGAACAGAAGAAAGCGAACATCTATAAAGGACGAATCTCGCGTATCGAGCCCTCGCTCGAAGCCTGCTTCATCGATTACGGCGCGGAACGTCACGGGTTCCTGCCGCTGAAAGAAATCTCCAAGGACTACTTCCGCGGCAAGCAGGACAGCGGGCGCAACAACATGCGCGAGCTGCTCTCCGAGGGCCAGGAAGTCATCGTCCAGGTGGAGAAAGAAGAACGCGGCAACAAGGGTGCCGCGCTCACCACGTTCATCTCCCTCGCCGGCCGCTTCCTGGTGCTGATGCCGAACAACCCGCGTGCCGGGGGTGTATCGCGCCGCATCGAAGGTGAAGACCGCGACCAGATGCGCCAGGTGATGGATGAACTCGTCATCCCCGACGGCATGGGCGCGATTGTCCGGACTGCCGGTGTCGGACGCGCTGCGGCCGAGCTGCAGTGGGACCTCGACAACCTCAAGAGCCAGTGGGACCAGATCGACGCGGCCACCAAGGACCGCGCGGCCCCCTACCTCGTGTATCGCGAGAGCGACGCGGTGACACGTTCGTTGCGCGACTATCTCGCGGACGACATCGGTGAAGTGCTGGTCGACGACGACGCCACGTTCGCCACCGCGCAGGAATACATGACGCGGTTCATGCCGCCCGAGGCGCAGAAACGTCTCAAGCGTTACACCGACGACGTTCCGCTGTTCACGCGCTTCCAGATCGAAAACCAGATCGAGTCCGCGTACGCGCACAAGGTGGAGCTGCCGTCGGGCGGATCTATTGTTGTGGACTACACCGAGGCGCTGGTGTCCATCGACATCAACTCCGCGCGCGCCACGCGCGGCGGCGACATCGAAACCACCGCGACCAACACCAACCTCGAAGCGGCCGACGAAATCGCGCGCCAGCTGCGCATCCGCGACATCGGCGGCCTGATCGTCATCGACTTCATCGACATGGAGTCGCCGAAGAACCAGCGCGATGTCGAAGACCGGCTGCGCGACGCCGTGAAGATGGACCGCGCGCGCATCCAGATCGGGCGCCTGTCGCGCTTCGGACTGCTCGAGATGTCGCGCCAGCGCCTGCGTCCGTCGCTGGGCGATTCGAGCCACCTGGTCTGCCCGCGCTGTACCGGCATCGGATCCATAAGATCAGTCGAGTCCATGACGCTCGCCATCCTGCGCCTCATCGGCGAGGAAGCGCGCAAGGACAAGACCGCGCAGATCGTCGCGCAGGTGCCGGTCGAAGTGGCCACCTACCTGATGAACGAAAAGCGCGAATGGCTGCGCACGCTCGAAGACAAGAGCTCGGTGGATCTGATGATCGTGCCGAACCCGCACATCCAGACGCCGGAATATTCCATCAAACGTGTGCGCTCGGACGAGATCGATCTGCCCGAGAACAAGCAGCTCAGCTACAAGATGCCCGAGCGTCCGCCGGTGGCCGATCCGACCGGCACGCGTGATGTGAAGCCGGTGCTCGAGCCCGCCGCGGTCATTCCGACTGCGCCAGCCACCTCGGCACCAGTAGTCGTGCACGTGCCCGCACCGGCAGCCGTCGCCGCGACCGCGGCCGTTGCCGCGCCTCCCGCGGGACTCGGCTTCTGGGCACGCCTTGCCTATCTATTCACCGGCAAGGCGCCGGAAGGCGCCGTGGCGCAATCCGCGCCAGCACGCAGCGAACCGCGCCGCGACGGTGGCGAGCGTAGTGGCCGCGACCGCAATCGCCCGGGTGGCCGCCATCGGGATGGCGGCGACCGTGGCCGCGACCGCAACGCGCATGGCCGCGACCGCAACAACCGCCATGGCGGCCGTGATGCCGGCCGTGACGGCGGCAACCGGGAGGCTAGTGGCAGTCGTGAAGCCGGCGAACGTGGCGGACGCGATCGGCATCGCGAACATGGCCGCGATCGGGACGCTCCGCGCGAGGCGGGCCGTGAACCCAGGCGCGATGCCGCGCGCGATCAGGCGGCGCCGCGGGAACCGCTGCCGCCGCGCGATCCGCAACGCGACGCTCAACGCGAAGCCGAACGTCAGGCACAGCGCGAACGCAATCGCGAACGTCAACGCGAACAGCAGGCCGCGGCCGCCGCAAATCCGTCGACCGCGGGCGCAGCACCGGTGGCAGCCGCTCCGGCCGCGACGGAAGGCGATGCACAACCTGCCTTCGACGCGGGGAATGGCAATGGCCCCGCGCAGGACGCAGCGCGCGGTGACGGTCGCGGACGCCGCGGTCGCCGTCGTGGCCGTCGTGGTGGCGGTCGCAATCGCGAGGCCGGCCAGCCGAACAACGGCGCCGGCGAATCCGGCGAGGGCAATTTTTCGGGCGCACGCGAGGCATCCGACGAGGAGCGCGAATTCCACGCGCAGATGAGCAACGGCAATCGTGGCGAAAGCCACGATCAGGGCGGGTACGAAGCGTCGCCGCCGCGCGAATCCGCGC
This sequence is a window from Pseudomonadota bacterium. Protein-coding genes within it:
- a CDS encoding response regulator; protein product: MEKSKLLLVDDEPNLTSALVRSLDRSQFEIFTADSAQKGLMILAGNEIDVVVSDERMPGMTGSQFLSEVRKKWPNTIRMILSGQADLEAAVRAINEGEVYRFLLKPCHPKELQMTILQGLQHKKLIAQSRKLLQEHQKTVNILEELEKANPGITKIEMDEDGAIMMEDDVSEGAEDVQSLLDDLEREMAKIGSR
- a CDS encoding RluA family pseudouridine synthase, which codes for MKTRRYESSAAPAPQTTIKPPAAPAKVQQVEAGERGEGQRLDNFLAKILDGVPKTHIFRVIRKGEVRVNGKRAKPETRLQARDIVRVPPVRVGEAAPPRRASPAMVAGLTGAIVFEDARLIVIDKPAGVAVHGGSGVSFGVIEALRSARPDETLELVHRIDRDTSGLLLISRKPAALRTLHALMRDGLVEKRYLALVKGKWELGKKRIDVPLRTDIRVGGERTVKAHESGKEAASVFKPVQFFGKRASLMEVELETGRTHQIRVHAAHAGYPLAGDEKYGEAEFNGKMQELGLKRMFLHAHQLSFTWPDTGVEFNASAPLPADLAAVIDALGEKRR
- a CDS encoding Rne/Rng family ribonuclease, whose protein sequence is MKRMLVNATQQEELRVALVDGQKLFDLSIEIPSKEQKKANIYKGRISRIEPSLEACFIDYGAERHGFLPLKEISKDYFRGKQDSGRNNMRELLSEGQEVIVQVEKEERGNKGAALTTFISLAGRFLVLMPNNPRAGGVSRRIEGEDRDQMRQVMDELVIPDGMGAIVRTAGVGRAAAELQWDLDNLKSQWDQIDAATKDRAAPYLVYRESDAVTRSLRDYLADDIGEVLVDDDATFATAQEYMTRFMPPEAQKRLKRYTDDVPLFTRFQIENQIESAYAHKVELPSGGSIVVDYTEALVSIDINSARATRGGDIETTATNTNLEAADEIARQLRIRDIGGLIVIDFIDMESPKNQRDVEDRLRDAVKMDRARIQIGRLSRFGLLEMSRQRLRPSLGDSSHLVCPRCTGIGSIRSVESMTLAILRLIGEEARKDKTAQIVAQVPVEVATYLMNEKREWLRTLEDKSSVDLMIVPNPHIQTPEYSIKRVRSDEIDLPENKQLSYKMPERPPVADPTGTRDVKPVLEPAAVIPTAPATSAPVVVHVPAPAAVAATAAVAAPPAGLGFWARLAYLFTGKAPEGAVAQSAPARSEPRRDGGERSGRDRNRPGGRHRDGGDRGRDRNAHGRDRNNRHGGRDAGRDGGNREASGSREAGERGGRDRHREHGRDRDAPREAGREPRRDAARDQAAPREPLPPRDPQRDAQREAERQAQRERNRERQREQQAAAAANPSTAGAAPVAAAPAATEGDAQPAFDAGNGNGPAQDAARGDGRGRRGRRRGRRGGGRNREAGQPNNGAGESGEGNFSGAREASDEEREFHAQMSNGNRGESHDQGGYEASPPRESAPEERSERSEAPREQQSSQAPLDLPPPPPSKPFVVWSSSPSEAPTPTPHRDE
- a CDS encoding beta-ketoacyl-ACP synthase III; the encoded protein is MYSRIAGTGSYLPEKIVTNFDLEKKMDTTDEWIRSRTGIERRHIAAEGQTTVDLAEVAARRAIEAAGVTPAEIDFIVFGTTTPDLVFPNCGVLLQARLGARGCPAFSVETACSGFIYAMSIADKFIKAGEAKCALVVGAETLSRITNWADRSTAVLFADGAGAVVLKPSAEPGIMSTHLHADGAYKDLLYVESGVSKGFNIDPVTNKVDIGIRMAGSEVFKVAVQKLGGAVDEALAANGLEKSAVNWLIPHQANIRIISAMAKRLELPMERVIVTVQDHGNTSTASVPLALDVGVRDGRVKRGDLLLLEAFGGGFTWGSALVRF
- the rpmF gene encoding 50S ribosomal protein L32 produces the protein MPVQKSRKTPSKRGMHRSHDGLTKPALSVDPQSGETHLRHRITPDGFYRGKRVIEKPAEVETEE
- the plsX gene encoding phosphate acyltransferase PlsX; this encodes MASIAVDVMSGDSGAPECIPGALRALDTDSALELILVGLPEVIEPALAGAPAGVRSRVSIHPAATVVGMSEHPREAIRRRKDSSMRLAIDLVKEGRAQAMVSAGNTGALTAMAHFVLKTVGPVERAPIMSSVPARNGGHTHILDLGANTKATALQLAQFATMGSIVARDVFGIPNPRVGLLNIGEEDTKGHELIQDAHELIRASGVNYLGFVEGNNIFDEGVDVVVTDGFTGNVALKAMEGLAKLIVEQLRTEFSRDTMSKLSGLLARPVLRRVGAGLDPRRYNGACMVGLTAVVVKSHGSADRVAFAQAISTAATAMRRGLPAAIENALAKAVAQASGQ
- a CDS encoding YceD family protein, whose product is MSLGWSRRAPVDSLVGTEAAIDFTIPFEELPRVSGELTSTEGAATGRVRFSRQLGQAVADLEVSAAPEVVCQRCMQTMRWPVDVKSRIALVSDYAAADRVPAELEVFLVEGDSLSVRDLVDEEVLLALPHVPRHGEGSECAGSAVQLPGQDGETSEEAAEHQVQKPFAQLGELLKRK
- a CDS encoding Maf family protein; this encodes MSSTAKLRPLILASTSRYRASLLSRFGLEFSAQNPGVDEIERPGESPRARAFRLSEAKAEAIAREMPNAVIIGGDQVPATSTTILHKPGNAANCREQLKLLSGSTAEFYTACTVRCVETGVKLSHVDTTAVKLRPLSDAEIDRYIEREQPFDCAGGFKAEALGITLFERIDCEDPTAIVGLPLIWLAGALRAVGFEVP